TTGCGCCCGTTGCCATGGCCAGATCGAACGACGCGACGGGATCCCACAGCACATTGACGCCAAACGGGATGCGGATTTCGCTCATCAACTGCCCAATAACCCGCGCCATTGCCGCGGTCGTTTCCGGGCGAACCTTCGTGAGATAGGGAAGACTAAACTCGTTGGAAAACATCACGGCATCCACGCCGCCATTTTGTAGCGCCAGCAGATCGTCCCGGGCGCGATCGATCACCCAGTTCATTCCTTTCTGCGCATCAAAGCTCGGGTCGCCGGGCAATGCGCGCAAATGGCACATGGCAATGACGGCTTTTTCCGTACCAATAACCTCTTTCAGCCAACTCATTGAAGGTACTCCTTATTCCGATAGTTCACGTTTACGTAAGAACAGCACGACGCTGGCGACGATACCCACCGCCACGACGACGCCAATAATGCCAAGCGACATCAGCTCCGAGATTGACCAGCCAAACATGTTGCCCACGGACAGCGCCGAGATTTGCGCGTTTTCACCGGCAAAACTGAAGCCGCCCTTAAGCGCCATTTCGGTGAAGTACGGGGCAAACTGCGTGGCAATCAACAGGACGGTTACCATAACAATCACGCCGCTGATTAAGGTGCGAATCAGGTCGCCGCGATGGATTACCGTTGCCATGCAGATAAAGAACGGTGCGACGGGCAGATCGGCAAGCGGCAGCACTTTATTGCCGGGTAAGATGCTGGCCAGAATCAACATGATGGGGATCAGCAGCAGACCCACGGCAATGGTGGTGGGATGACCCAGCGTGACGGCCGTATCCAGACCGATGTACACCTCGCGCCCCTTGAAATGCTTCTGGAAAAATTTTCGTGCGCCGTCGGAGATGGGGAGTAACCCCTCAACAATCAGACGGATCATGCGCGGGAACAGCACCATAATTGCCGCAACGGTGATCATCAGGCTGGCGCAGCCTTTAAAGCCTTCACCCGCTGCGAGACCAAAGATCAGACCGAGCACCACGCCGATAATGACCGGGTCGCCGACCATGCCGTAGCGTTTCTGGATCTCCTGGGCATCAATGTTGCGTCCCTTCATAAACGGAATTTTTTCATAGATGGCATCGAGCAGAACGAACAGCGGTACTGAACTGGAACCATAACCCTGCGGAATGGAGATCCCCTCCAGACCGACGATGCTCTGCACGCGTTTAGCCGTCCAGTCAGCCATTTTCAACGACAAGGCCGCGTGGCAGATGGCACCCAGCACGCCATAAATCAGACTGCCGGTCATTAACTGGACCACCGTGCCGGTAATGGCATAGTGCCAGTAGTTATAGATATCGACGTTCATGGTTTTGGTCAGACGGGTGACCAGCATTGCGACGTTGAGCAGAAAAATGATCGGGATAATCATTGCGCCAATGGCGGTGGCGTACCCGACGCCAGAGGCCGGCCCTGCGCCGACGTCAAACACATGCAGGGTCAGGCCAAAGCGTTCAATCATCACTTTGATAGGTGGGCTGAGGCTGTCAATCGCCATGACGATCACCAGTCCCATCCCGACAAAGCCAATCCCTACCGTCACCCCGGCCTTGATCGCCTGCAGCCAGGGAATACGGAAGATCAACCCAATCACAATCATGATAATGGGTACAAAGACGGTACCACCGAGAGACAGGATGTAGTCAAACATAGTGCCTCCTTGTTATTGCGTTAACAGTGCCTTGATTTCTTGCTTCAGGGCGTCGTCGTTAATTCCCGTTAGCAGGGCTGCGCCGTTTAACGTGGGAATACCGTAATCGCTGTTGGTGCGCATGGAGGTCACAATCAGGTCCATGCCGTTACAATTCAGCGGGATCTCATTGAGACAACACTGGGCGGTGCTTGCCGCAATGCCTTGTTCGGCAAGGAACTCCTGCAACTTGTGCGCAATCATGGTTGACGTCGACATGCCGGTACCGCATGCCACAAGGATCTTTTTCATAATGGGTGTGCCTCTTGTGTAGTGCCTGAATCAGGCTCAACGGGAAAGTGCTCTGCTGGCATGCCAGCGAGGGCGGTCAATAAGCGAATGCAGTCAGTCAAATCGCGCAGACTGGCGACCTCCGCCGGAGAATGGGTATAGCGACAAGGGATAGAGAGGCTGGCGCAGGGAATACCATCCTGCTCAACCTGGATATAACCCGTTTCGGTGATAACGCCAGGCGCGACCTCACGCTGCACGGGAATGTGGTGCGCAAGGGCCGTCTGCTCGAGCATCTGGATCAGGCGCGGTGGCGTGATTAATCCAGCCAGCGTGCCACGGCCGTGATAGTTCAGACAGGTGATGCCGACGCCCTGATTAACCCGGACGTCGGAGTAGTCCTGCAGATCCGGCGTATCGCATGACGGTGTGATATCAATGCCGATGGCGAGATCCGGCTTAACGCGGCGTAAAACCGGGACAATGCCACGGATGTTGAATTCTTCCTGCACGGACGCGACCAGATAAACGGCGATATCCAGCGACGCCGCGCCGATGGCATCCGCCACGCCCAGTAGCGCGGTGCATCCCAGACGGTCGTCCAGCGCTTTACTGCACACGAGATCGTTCGCCAGCAGTTGCGGTGGGTTGTACAGCGTAACCGGTGTGCCGACCTGGATGCCCATCCGCAGGGCGTCGGCTTTATCTTTCGCACCGATATCAATCCACAGCTTATCGACGCAAGGCGATTGCGTGCGCTCATCCCCCTTTGCAAAGTGGTACGCTTTAATACCAATGCATCCCATCACCGGGCCGTTATCCCCGGCGAGCGTGACGACCGAACCGGACATGGTGACCTGTGCCGGGCCGCCCACCCGTTCGAAGCGCAAAAAACCCGATGGCTCAATTTTGCGTACCATAAAGCCGACTTCATCCATGTGAGCAAACATCATCAGCCGCAAAGCATTCGGGTTATCGCTGCCATAGCGGGCGACGACATTTCCCAACCGATCGCGCCAGACCTCTTTTGCCTGACGTTTAAATTCGCGTAGCATGACCTCAGCGACGCTGTTTTCATGTCCTGAAATGGCATTGAGATGCAAAAGCGAGAACAGCGTTTCCTGCACAGAAAATGACATAACGATCTCCGTAGAAGATAAAACAATCACTCGTTGAGCGTTTTATAGGCGCTGGCTGGGCGAATAATTGTGAGCAGCTTCACGTGGAAATAGCGAAAGCAGAGAAAATAAAAAATAATGTGAGGTAAGTGGAATAAAAACGCTCAATGCGGATGAATGTCTGAACACGGGAGGAAAAATACGGGTGAGTGAAATTATTGAGATCAATGACACGCTGCAATTACGGGCGGTAGAGGAATGTCACGTTGCCGGGCTGCATCAACTGGTACGTAAAAACAGCGCCTGGCTACAGCAGTTTCTGGACTGGCCGCAATACGTCAACACGCAAGAGGACACGTACAAAACGGTGCAGGGCAATATGATGCTGCATCAGCGGGGCTACGCCAAAATGTTCCTCATTTTTGACGGCGAGGAGATGCTGGGCGTGCTGTCGTTTAATCAGATCGAGCCGTTGAACAAAGCGGCGTATATCGGTTACTGGATCGACGAAACGCAGCAGGGGAAAGGGATCCTGTCGCGCGCGTTGCAGGCGTTTATTCACCACTATGCCGGGCGCGGTGAAATCCGCCGCTTTGTGATCAAATGTCGGGTAAAAAATCAGGCAAGCAATCAGGTTGCGCAGCGCAATGGCTTTACGCTGGAAGGCTGCCTGAAGCAGGCGGAGTTCCTGAACGGTCACTATGACGATGTTAACCTGTACGCCCGGATCGTCGATTCGTCGCTACAGTGAACCAATCAGCGGGGTGCGGGTGATGTGCTGCTCGCCGTTAAACACTTTTGGGCCGCGCAGGTGAATGGCATCGTCTGTGGCCGCCTCAACGGTGGTGTGCCCACGGATATCGATGTGATTTTCAATCAACACCTCACCGAGAATGCGCGCATCACCTTCAATCAGAATGTGATCGTCGAGTAAAATGGGACCGCCGCGCAGTACGGCGTTTCCCCCCACCAGTACGTGATGTTTAAGCACACAGTTGCCTTCCACTCGCGCCTGCTCTGCTACCTGTGAACTGTAGCGCAGGGTGGGGATCGCATCGTCCCCCGTGCCGGCAATCACCTGAGCACGACCGTAGACTTTCGCACAATCGCAAATCCAGACGTTGTTTTCGTCATTACCTTCAATCAGCGCGTCATCGAAAACTTCCGCACGATGCTCAATAAAGGCGTAACTGATGATGGCGTCGCCATAGATTTGCGCCTGGTGGACAATGCGTGAGTGACTAATTGTAGCGCGGTCATACACTTGCAGGATCCGATCGCGCTCAACGGTGAGTCCGCGTGCTGCGACGATTTCTGATTGTTGCAGGATCCGTGCGTCGCCAAAGAGGTGACAGTCGCCCCGGACCGTGGATGACTGAATTGTGACGTTGTCACTGATTCTGGCGCCGTGGCTGAGCTCTGCGCGGTCAATCCAGACGTTATCGCCAAGGCTGACGTTGTCGCGTAGAAGACAGGGCTGCGTGATGCGCGCATTGCCCGAAATCGTACAGCCGGAAAAGACCAGCGTGTTTTCGTCGTAAATCCAACAA
The DNA window shown above is from Citrobacter farmeri and carries:
- the sgcC gene encoding PTS sugar transporter subunit IIC SgcC codes for the protein MFDYILSLGGTVFVPIIMIVIGLIFRIPWLQAIKAGVTVGIGFVGMGLVIVMAIDSLSPPIKVMIERFGLTLHVFDVGAGPASGVGYATAIGAMIIPIIFLLNVAMLVTRLTKTMNVDIYNYWHYAITGTVVQLMTGSLIYGVLGAICHAALSLKMADWTAKRVQSIVGLEGISIPQGYGSSSVPLFVLLDAIYEKIPFMKGRNIDAQEIQKRYGMVGDPVIIGVVLGLIFGLAAGEGFKGCASLMITVAAIMVLFPRMIRLIVEGLLPISDGARKFFQKHFKGREVYIGLDTAVTLGHPTTIAVGLLLIPIMLILASILPGNKVLPLADLPVAPFFICMATVIHRGDLIRTLISGVIVMVTVLLIATQFAPYFTEMALKGGFSFAGENAQISALSVGNMFGWSISELMSLGIIGVVVAVGIVASVVLFLRKRELSE
- the sgcB gene encoding PTS sugar transporter subunit IIB SgcB — encoded protein: MKKILVACGTGMSTSTMIAHKLQEFLAEQGIAASTAQCCLNEIPLNCNGMDLIVTSMRTNSDYGIPTLNGAALLTGINDDALKQEIKALLTQ
- a CDS encoding M42 family metallopeptidase; protein product: MSFSVQETLFSLLHLNAISGHENSVAEVMLREFKRQAKEVWRDRLGNVVARYGSDNPNALRLMMFAHMDEVGFMVRKIEPSGFLRFERVGGPAQVTMSGSVVTLAGDNGPVMGCIGIKAYHFAKGDERTQSPCVDKLWIDIGAKDKADALRMGIQVGTPVTLYNPPQLLANDLVCSKALDDRLGCTALLGVADAIGAASLDIAVYLVASVQEEFNIRGIVPVLRRVKPDLAIGIDITPSCDTPDLQDYSDVRVNQGVGITCLNYHGRGTLAGLITPPRLIQMLEQTALAHHIPVQREVAPGVITETGYIQVEQDGIPCASLSIPCRYTHSPAEVASLRDLTDCIRLLTALAGMPAEHFPVEPDSGTTQEAHPL
- the rimL gene encoding 50S ribosomal protein L7/L12-serine acetyltransferase yields the protein MSEIIEINDTLQLRAVEECHVAGLHQLVRKNSAWLQQFLDWPQYVNTQEDTYKTVQGNMMLHQRGYAKMFLIFDGEEMLGVLSFNQIEPLNKAAYIGYWIDETQQGKGILSRALQAFIHHYAGRGEIRRFVIKCRVKNQASNQVAQRNGFTLEGCLKQAEFLNGHYDDVNLYARIVDSSLQ
- the ydcK gene encoding YdcK family protein; its protein translation is MRKYRLSDEPRAFSYLDNGNKKSVLLRQIIALVDFSDVKAGDAGGWIDDESVLAHTGNCWIYDENTLVFSGCTISGNARITQPCLLRDNVSLGDNVWIDRAELSHGARISDNVTIQSSTVRGDCHLFGDARILQQSEIVAARGLTVERDRILQVYDRATISHSRIVHQAQIYGDAIISYAFIEHRAEVFDDALIEGNDENNVWICDCAKVYGRAQVIAGTGDDAIPTLRYSSQVAEQARVEGNCVLKHHVLVGGNAVLRGGPILLDDHILIEGDARILGEVLIENHIDIRGHTTVEAATDDAIHLRGPKVFNGEQHITRTPLIGSL